DNA from Pelodiscus sinensis isolate JC-2024 chromosome 1, ASM4963464v1, whole genome shotgun sequence:
TGTGTCTCCATCCAGGTATTTGTATTGAAACCATCACCTGGGACACTGGGCACAAACCGGAAGTGAGGGGAATAAAAGGTAATTGTAGGAGACTCCATTCTGCTTCAGCGTTGGAAGCCAGCTCCCAGACTCCATGTCAGATTCTAACAAAACTGaattcaccaacccctccaccttcatccttcTGGGCATCGCTGGCCTGGAGGCGGCCCAtggctggatctccatccccttctgtgtcTTGTACATTGTAGTCATCTTGGGGAACGTCGCCATTCTGTTCATTGTGAAGAAGGAGCAGAGcttccatgagcccatgtactatttcctctgcatgctggccatcaccgATCTGGCCCTGTCCACAGCTACTGtgcccaaaacactgagcatcttctggttcaattttAGAGAAATTGATTTTGGTTCTTGCTTCACCCAGATGTACCTTGTTCACTGCTTTTTAGTGATAGAGTCTGGGATGTTCACGGCCATGGcgtttgatcgctacgtggccatctgtgatcccctgagacattccaccatcctgacaaattcCGTTGTAGTCAGGATCGGCTTGGCTGTGGTGCTGCGCGGCTTCATAATCATACTTCCCATTCCCATCATGGGGAGTCGGTGGCCGTACTGCAAAGGAAACATCGTCCCTCACACGTACTGCAAGCAATTTtctgtggtgtccctggcctgtgccGACACCCGCCCCACTAGTTACTACAGCCTCTGTGTGACATACCttgtgcccagtgtggatgggTTTTTAATAGCCgtgtcctacacccagatcctcagggccatcttccgacTGCCCACAAACGATGCTCGGTTCAAGACATTTGGGACATGTGGGACTCATCTCTGCGCCCTCTCAGCCTTGTACATCCCAGACCTCTTTCTCTCCCTCATGCTTAGGATTGGTTCTAATTTGTCCCTGCCTGTGGTCATCCTCATGGCCAATGTGAAACTCCTGGTGCCCCCCCTGCTacaccccatcatctatggggtgaggacaAAGCAAATCCGTGACAGGCTGCTTTGTATAGTTACTCAGAAAAGGGCCTAATTTTCACTTCTGGTGCTCAGGCTCACCTCGGTGCTTAGCTGACTGGTGACATGACGCTGAGCCCTCTTTCCTGAATTGTTTCCTGGACAGTCAGACAAATGCTGAATCCTTTCATGACCTGACATTACAGGGTCAGTATGAGACCCCGGGGGATCAGTCTAGGTAAAAGTCATTAAGTTGCCTCCTTCTGTATTGCTTGAAATTGTACCTCACCCTTTGGCAAAGCATTTCCACaagctgactgtgaagaaatatGTCATACTGTCTGTTTGTTATCCTCTGACAATTGATTTGGTGACCTCCGGTTGTGTTATaggaaggaataaataatatttccttgtTCCATTTTTACGCAGCCTTCCTGACTTCATAGTTCATCTCATATCCTCACCGTCATCTCTTTTTCAAGTGGAAATGACACAATCTTTTAATCTCAcctattccatacccctaattcTTTTCATTTCACTTTTCACTAACATTTCCAATTCTACCATGCATATTTTTTAGAGTGGGCTACCAGATCTACATGCATTGGTCCATACCGTGACACACTAAGGACAGCTGGCTCCAATAATTTCATGGAGGGAAGACATGCTGGGAGCTGAGTGAATGGTTTTCTATTTCCACAACCTTGTCCTTTTTATATCCATCTCTTTTTCAGGCTGAATAGACAcagtctttttactctctccttctatagaatcacagaatcatagagctggaagagacctcaggaggttattaagtccagccccctgcccaagacaggaccaatcccaagtaaatcaatccagccagggctttgtcaagccaagacataAAAAACTTTaggtatggagattccaccccctctccaGGGAACCGATCCCAGTgcatccccaccctcctagggtatgtttacactaccaccctagttcgaactagggtggttaatgtaggcaaccaaaggtgcaaatgaagcctgggatttgaatttcccgggcttcatttgcaacttcggttgcctacattaaccaccctagtttgaagtagggtggtagtgtagacatacccctagggaaatagtttttcctaatatccaatctagacttcccccactgcaacttgagaccattgctcctgatcctgccatccgtcaccactgagaacagcctctctccagcctctttggaacctccattccagaagttgaaggctgctatgaaatccctcctcagtcttctcttctgtagactaaattgTATCTGCAGAAAACTATGTTGTTCCCACATATTGCATACAGACCGGGTCACCACATCCTCAAGATGGTTTTGAAAAAGTCAATGAGGAAGTCTCACTCACTCCTTCTCAGAAGGCACAAACTAGGGATGGCCTTACAGAAGTAATCAGCCAATGGTGTAAAACCAAACCAAAGGAATTATTCACACAAGTCGACTTCCATAAAATGAGAGATTAATCAGATAGGGACTTCTtgtcttggaaaagggatgtCTAAAGGGGTCTGGAGGGAGGTCAATGCAATCATGATGagtagagaaaataaataaaaatgtgttcCACTATCATGTAGGCTTGGGTTCACCTAATGAAATAAATTATTCACACAACATAAAGCCAGCTTGTGGAAGTCTTTGCCAGAGCATGCTCTGTAGACCAGTACTATTAAAGGGCTACAAGAAGgaatagatacattcatggaagggGCTGTGTAGGGGTTTCCCCcttgtgcggaggggcttacATCCGCCCCCCCCCTCAGTTCCTCCATCGTTAGCGCCTCAAAGTGGCCGGCTTCGCTTGATTCCGTTAGGCGGTTgagggaagggggtccgggcccgccctcgctccggaccccagcccagggccctaaggtcagggaaagattccccacctagcagggggggttgagacccctaaactcccctgctctcggggtccacgtccccgccctgggccacttcttcccccacgtCAGCACGTCCcgcccccaggctcctgccctggtccGGCCCAGGGTCACCAATACCTGGGTCCGTGCGCTCGCTCCCAGGGGAGGTCCGTCTCCTCGGCGTCCTCCCTTCTTGCTGGGTCGTTGCAGCCTTTTGAATTACCCGCtggtcgcaggcagatgacgtcagtCCCTTCGTCATCCACCGGCCCCCTCTCGGGCCGGCCTCCCTGTGACGTcacctcccccgcctcctccttcccccgccctctgCCGCTGCCgcttgccggccccggctcgtcacccggccggtgcgcCGGCCCCCCCGCTCGGGGACAACAGACGACTCTGCCAGCCGCGTGGGGGAGGGATCCTCCTCCCCACGCACGCGGCGTCCCGGCggcttccgggaggggcggggctaccccgccacaggcTGTCAACAGCTATTGgctcattccttctgaagcatcttgcactggccactgttggaagtcagGATACTGATCTAGAGGGACAGTTCATCTAACTCAGTAGAGCCTTTGATAGAGCAGGTTAAAGGACTttgtggaaggggagagaggcagttgGTGCAGAGGGAACAGCAGGAATCCTGAATAAGTAGGGCCATCTGAGACAGGGTGGCTGGAATTCAATTAAGGGCCAGATGAAGTTGATTGGGGCTGCATTAGGGCCTCTTCAAAAACCCACActgtaggggagggagggagcgagagTTCAGAAGGAATTTAGAGAGTTGAGAAGAAGAGTTGAGAGGAAGCTTGGAGAGTGAAGGAGGAGTTAGGAGATAGAGAAAAGACAACTGATCAGACTTGGAGGAGCTAAGCAGAACAGCATCCGCCCTGCTAAAGGCTGCAGGGAGACATCAAACACCAAACCAAGGCAAGCGAGTGTTACACTGTGCCCCCTAAACAGTGGGACAGTGCGCTGACCAAAGGTCAGGGGCctaggagtgggactgaccctgccacaggCTCTTGTTATGCTCTTATGTTCACACTGGTAGGGGATGGCATGCAGGAGTTGGACTGTGGTTATGTGAATCTGGCTACATCTTCTGTAGCACTGATTGCTGAAAATCGTATTCCTAGAAGTTCTACCAAAGCCAAAGAGAAGAGGGGAGATTACTGGTGAAAAGATCATACATGGATGAGTAGAGGTTTTAAATTTGTTTCATAACACAGATATTGGGCTTCAGAGCTGCATAGAGTTCTTTCACAATTAGTCCCTAGATTATAGTCCTGTGTCAAAATACTCAATATCAGGATGGTCCAATCTATACTTGGATATCACAGTACTGTCACTCAAGATTCCCCTgacgaatcatagaatcatagctctggaagggacctcaagaggacatcaagtccagtcccctgccatcacagcagaaacaagcaccatctagatcatccctgacaggtgtctgtccaacctgctcttaaatgtctctagtaatggagattccacaattccacagcaatttattccagtgtttaatcaccctgacagatACGAAGGGTTTTTCTCCTAATtttcaacccaaacctccctttctgcagtctaatctcattgctttttgttctatctaAAGAGGCCAAGGAGCACAATTTTTCACTCTTCGTTGTCACATACTTTTAGTGACTTGAAATTGTCCTCTTtaattcttctcttttccaaaccaaataAATGCAATTCTttcatgttttctagtcctttaatcattttgatgCTGTTATCtgcactctctccaatttctccacagctttcttcaaatgtggtgcccagagctagACACaatacacaatactccaactgagacctaacagGTGCAGAGTAAAGTAGAAGATGACTTCtggtgtcttgttcacaacactcctgttaatgcatcccagaaccacgtttgcttttttttttgcaacactgtcacactgttgattcatgtttaacttgtcatcctaTATCACCCGTAGATCCCTTTTTTCAggactccctcctagacagtcacttcccattctgtatctgtgaaacggattgttcctttctaagtggagtagtTTGCACTTGTGCTTATCAGACAtcttcctatttacctcagaaaatgtctctagtttgtccagatcattttgaattatggcactgtcctccaaagcacttggaaCCCCTGCAGGTTGGTAACTTCTGCTAACTTAATGAGTGtactatgctaatatctaaatcatggatgaaaatattgaacGGACTTGGTTCCCAAATTGAATCCTGCACAACACCTGGTCATTTGTTaggcccttctagcatgactgtgaaccattaataactactctctgagaatgattatctggccagttttgcacccaccatACAGTAATTTTATTTCCCCAGTTTATTGATTAATTCATGTGGACTGTATCAAATGCATTACTAAAGTATATGTATACCACATCTAGCGCTTCCCCTTCATTAAGAAGActtgtcctatcaaagaaaactatcagagtggtttcacatgattttttcattataaattcattctggctgttacctatcactttattatcttccagatgttttcagaggaattccttaattatttgccccattatctttcctgacagcagttaagctaactggtctgtaagggtatgtctacactatcactctagttcgaactagggtggtaatgtaggcataccgcacttgcaaatgaagcccgggatttgaatttcccgggcttcatttgcataagccagccagcgccatttttaaatgccggcttgttcgaaccccatggaacgaggtgtacagatagttcggaatggcttgctagttcgaactatctagcccgtgccgcgtgtagccgcgcggcatggggttcgaacaagctggcatttaaaaatggcgccggccggcttatgcaaatgaagcccgggaaattcaaatcccgggcttcatttgcaagtgcggtatgcctacattaccccgctagttcgaactagcggggtagtgtagacataccctaacttcctGAGTTTTTCTCATtgctctttttatagatggtcaTTAGATTTTTCCCTTTTCCAATATTCTGGGATTTCTTTCagacttgggctgtgtctagactacacgtctctgtcgacagagaaatgtagattagtcacatcaaaattgctaatgaagtggggatttaaatatcccgtgcttcattagtataaacatggctgccactttttttcacaatggagctcttttgaaaaaaaacaacccagcgGTCTAGAAAAATAAATACAGGATCTTTCttaaaaggctttgtttttcaaaatatccTCATAAAGAgagccttttttcggaaaaattacatttaaaagaaagtggtggctatttttatgctaatgtagcacaagatatttaaatcctcacttcattaggaattttgatgtgcctaatctagatctctctgtcaacagagaggtgtagtccagacgtacccttagacagaTCTGAAATAGAAAGCTCAGGTTCCAAAAGCTCTTTAGACAGTTCCTGGGCagcacaaattttaaaaagacacATTGAAAATGATATGGTTACACCCCAAGACTCATCTAACAATGTTCCCTTTTGAGCTCTGATTTTACAGAAAACAGTCCTAGAAGAAATCAATTATTTACACTGTTAACCTCTAGCAAGCTGTGTGTAAACAATAGACAattacagtccctatcttctgCTAGTTCTTTAAAACACAGCTCTATATTACAGAGCTCCAGCCTATCGACCATGGGGTGGTTCTCCTTCCCACTCAGAGACATTTCTAGCCATGGCCAAAGACTGAATCTGGGTCAATACGTTTGACAGTAGCTTAATCAACTCTGGTCATGTGTCACGCAATCTTTTTGCCAGGCCGGGATCTGTTGGCTTTAATGAGCAGATGCCCCAAAGGAGGGATACTGGAAAGGGAGTGCGGCTCCAGGGTGCAGCTCTGGGAAGGATGAACTGGAGCAACTGAGGAGTGCGCAGGAGCTGAACTGAAGCCAGTCTGAGGTTCTTGGTGCCTGGCGCACAGGTCTCCACTCACAGAAGGAAGCCCTGAGTGTTGTTCAGAGTGGGGGACCCACTCGCAGCTGTCAGGTGGGTTTCCAGCGACGGGAGATTGGGCTCCTCACATTGCTTCAACGCCATGTGAccgcctgccccctggccctcacagaCTCTGTCCGTCCCATGCCGCCAAGATCTGCACAGGTGAGAGAGACTCTCCTGCTGTCCTACTTATCACGCTGCCAGTCCgcccctcctgctgccattgCTCTGCCAACAGGGGCCCTTTGCTTGGTTCTGGGGGTGTTTTTCCCACACAAGCAGAAAACATATGATTGACAAAAGGGGGGTGCCAACAAAGTCTGCATTGCATGATGGGAAAGTCAGCCATGGTCTCCAGTCCTGCACCATATCAGACAGCAATTTGATAACGGTCTCTCCCACCAAACCCGGCTGATTCCAGGTTCAAATCTCTCGTGAAACCCGGCCTCAAGCCTCAGTCAGAATCTCGGCTCAGAGTCTGCTGCATTGTGGGAGAGTCCCCCTCCGAGGCTCTCGGTCATCCTGTCTCCAAGAAGGCGCCTCACTTCCTTCCCCACGGCCTCCTTTCCTCTGCCCTAGCCTCtggtctccctctgccccaggggttgTCCTGGGAGTGCGTAGGAAGGAGGCCCAGGGCCTGTGCTGGGTGGGCAGGTCTCCgtgtgggaggggaagtggaGTCCCGGAGTTCACCCCTCCCAGGGGTCGGGCAGCTCCCGCACTCCAGCTCCTTCTGAGACCCTCAGAGTCACCGTGAAAATCTGCTCAGACTCCGgctccctcttccagcctttcctctGCCTCCCACACAAGGAACAGACCCTGCTCGAGTGGGAGTCGATTTCCCTCTTGGTTTGAGGGAGGGACCAATGTTACATCTGGgatgtcaggactcctgggttctgtctttCATCAACCTATTCACCCTCTGTGTGACCTTTGGCAAATCAAGCCtcccagtgcctcagtttacctatccGTATATTGCCAGTGTGTCCCTAGTGATGTTCCTTTATCAGGGCTTTTGAAGACCCTTCCATGAAAGGCgcagcacagggggatggtagtTACTGCTCTTCGATGTCACACCAGGAGCGCCATGTGCCTGCAGAAAGTTTTCAAGTTTCCCCTCAGTGACCCGTCTCCAGACCTGTCTTAGTTCTGTCCCTCCCGGGTCTTTACAGGGAGTCGGGCCCTTGGAAGAGCTGGATAGTATTCGcaatttttttcctaattaaCCACAAAATATAAATCTACACAAATACACAGAAGAGCAAATTAACTCCTGGCTCAGCCCAAAGCGCAATGGATCTTATCTCCCTTTGGAAATAACCCGTAATTACTGTTTACTGCTAATGCTGGAAAAATAGCCCAGCCAGACAGGCCGCTTTCCAGCCTTTTTGCATCCAAAGGCCATTTCTCCCCCAGAGGCTGAGACAACCCCCCCAGGACTGCTCAGATCTGGGTTATAACCAGCGCACAACCCGATGTTGTCTCCTAACCTAGGAGGCCACTGTGGACGCTGGGCTGAGAGACGTGTGGGGCGTGGCTGCCTGAGGGGGATTCTGAGGGAAGGCACCTTCCGCTCAGCTCTCACAAGTACTATCCTGAGCTGAGGAGCTTCCCTGCTCCACAACCCCAGTGCAATGTGGCCATGGTGCGATAGAGAGTCAGTCTCTGGTTCTTTCTCCTCTGCCGAGCTACTAAACATCCAAAGGACCCTCCCCCAGAGGTGAGATTTTTCTAGTACCACAGGCTATATTTTAGTGTCACAGACCATCCTTCAGGACAAAAGACGTTAAGAGACAAATTCAGAGTTTGTGACCCAGACTTTCCTAAGACCCCACTGAGGCAAAACTCCCCTTGGAGCAAGAACGGAGGGAGAAGACCTCGTAAGCCAACTATGGGATAATTcacagagcctggcacctcctccTCTTGCATGGGAGGCCTCCAGGCGCTGTTACCTCCCTTCCATGTGCTGTGATGAAGGAGGCGGTAGGGATCCTGCCTGTAAAGTTATAACAAATATTCCAAAATGGGCAAGACGTCTTTTCTCCTACCTGTCCACTATTTGACTGAAGGTTATGGCTCAACTGTCGAGAAACAGGTCAGCCAAAGACAGAGATGAGGCAATGGAAAATTACAGTCTAAACATTAAAAGTTTGGCAAATCTATGAGAAATTGTGAAAGAGCTGTACTCACAGAAGGTTCAGAAGGggagccgagtgagtctgtaacaggaaaaacttaaaaatcaacaaaaagtatagcggcaccttaaagactaacagtgtTTCTATATCCTAGGAAATTTCCCAAATTCTGGGAATTTTCAAGTAAAATGTGTCAAAATGGGAAATTGGGAATTTTCTTGAAAATCTGTCAAATTCTGGGAAattttcaattaaattaaaatttccGTTCATTTGTCGTTCCTTTGGAATAAAAAATAGTGGATGATTCAGTTTAATCAAAACTTACTCTCTATTGGTCAATAGGGTTGCCTGTCAATTATTAAAACTCATTCAACTTGATGCTAAAAATTGTACTGGCGAAGACATTTATACAAAATTCAAGGtgtcaatgttaaaaaaaaatcccattgaataATATTTTGGCTGTTGCTTGTGATGGTGCAAATTTGAGGATAGTAG
Protein-coding regions in this window:
- the LOC142830487 gene encoding olfactory receptor 52M1-like, with the translated sequence MSDSNKTEFTNPSTFILLGIAGLEAAHGWISIPFCVLYIVVILGNVAILFIVKKEQSFHEPMYYFLCMLAITDLALSTATVPKTLSIFWFNFREIDFGSCFTQMYLVHCFLVIESGMFTAMAFDRYVAIFRIGLAVVLRGFIIILPIPIMGSRWPYCKGNIVPHTYCKQFSVVSLACADTRPTSYYSLCVTYLVPSVDGFLIAVSYTQILRAIFRLPTNDARFKTFGTCGTHLCALSALYIPDLFLSLMLRIGSNLSLPVVILMANVKLLVPPLLHPIIYGAE